The following are from one region of the Mycolicibacterium diernhoferi genome:
- a CDS encoding SDR family NAD(P)-dependent oxidoreductase, with product MSVLSFDGRVVVVTGAGGGLGRCHALEFARRGAHVVVNDVGAAVDGTGPATSAAQAVVDEITAGGGSAVANTDSVATEAGGQGIIGTAVEAFGKVDVLVNNAGILRDAAFKNMTAEQVDAVIDVHLRGAFNVTRAAWPVLREQNYGRIVMTTSGSGLFGTFGQSNYGAAKTGLVGLMNVLAIEGQRNNILVNAISPIARTRMTENTMTELVKDLDPEDVTPVVVYLGHETCERTANIYRVGGKHVSRVFIAETAGVDLEAASAEAFAAHIDKIDDASSFTIRGGPARG from the coding sequence TTGTCCGTCCTCAGTTTCGATGGTCGCGTCGTCGTGGTGACCGGCGCCGGTGGCGGCCTCGGCCGCTGCCACGCCCTCGAATTCGCCCGCCGCGGAGCCCATGTCGTGGTCAACGACGTGGGCGCCGCGGTGGACGGCACCGGCCCGGCCACCTCGGCCGCACAAGCCGTGGTCGACGAGATCACCGCCGGGGGCGGCTCCGCGGTGGCCAACACCGATTCGGTGGCCACCGAGGCGGGCGGGCAGGGCATCATCGGCACCGCCGTCGAGGCCTTCGGCAAGGTGGACGTGCTGGTCAACAACGCCGGCATCCTGCGCGACGCCGCGTTCAAGAACATGACCGCCGAGCAGGTCGACGCAGTGATCGACGTGCACCTGCGGGGCGCGTTCAACGTCACCCGGGCGGCCTGGCCGGTGTTGCGCGAGCAGAACTACGGACGCATCGTCATGACCACCTCGGGCTCGGGCCTGTTCGGGACGTTCGGCCAGTCCAACTACGGGGCCGCCAAGACCGGGCTGGTCGGGTTGATGAACGTGCTGGCGATCGAGGGACAGCGCAACAACATTCTGGTCAACGCGATCTCCCCGATCGCCCGGACCCGGATGACCGAGAACACCATGACCGAGTTGGTGAAGGACCTCGATCCCGAGGACGTCACCCCGGTGGTCGTCTACCTCGGCCACGAGACCTGCGAGCGCACCGCCAACATCTACCGGGTCGGCGGCAAGCACGTGTCCCGGGTGTTCATCGCCGAGACCGCGGGTGTGGACCTGGAGGCGGCCAGCGCCGAGGCCTTCGCCGCACATATCGACAAGATCGACGACGCGTCGAGCTTCACCATCCGGGGCGGGCCTGCCCGCGGGTGA
- a CDS encoding cupin domain-containing protein, protein MSTGSHGEIQSDDGRFRVTRWTIEPGGAIPMHRHDHDYVVVPLRDATMHVVTPDGTATPAHLQTGVSYTRSAGVEHQVENRGSTDPVVFIEVERLR, encoded by the coding sequence ATGAGTACGGGATCTCACGGCGAAATACAGAGCGACGACGGGCGGTTCCGGGTCACCCGGTGGACCATCGAACCCGGCGGCGCGATCCCCATGCACCGCCACGACCACGACTATGTGGTGGTCCCGCTGCGCGACGCGACCATGCACGTGGTCACCCCCGACGGTACCGCGACGCCGGCGCATCTGCAGACGGGTGTCAGCTACACCCGCAGCGCGGGGGTGGAGCACCAGGTGGAGAACCGGGGAAGCACCGACCCGGTGGTCTTCATCGAGGTCGAGCGGCTCCGCTGA
- a CDS encoding spirocyclase AveC family protein yields MSELSNQSKPTVTESLSSAGIPGEAGRPTSNRVKFLAVIGGAILLLQTYVWIRWITGPYFTPVDPGPTEPPTFMKIALMMWQIGSPVLFPVAIWWFLIRPWRRERRITLDGMLMVCTGLFFFQDPLLNYINTWCTYNAWAFNMGSWAPHVPGWLSPEKPGAQVAEPLGINVSGYAFGVLLCTILGCWIMRKAQKRWPNISTKGLIGVAFAWGFVFDFVMEGLILMPLGMYTFPGAVQSLSINAGTYYQWPVYEGLMWGGVQAALCCLRFFTDDRGRTVVEKGLDNVRGGFAVQQLTRFLAIFSAVSASFFVFYIIPAQFWAVQADPWPEDVMKRSYFTSGLCGEGTDRPCPDPALPIPSKHSGYVNQDGQFVLPEGVEMPTVVPHERSE; encoded by the coding sequence ATGAGTGAGCTGTCCAATCAGAGCAAGCCCACGGTCACCGAATCCCTGAGTAGCGCCGGGATACCCGGTGAGGCTGGGCGTCCGACATCGAACCGGGTCAAATTCCTGGCGGTGATCGGCGGCGCCATCCTGTTGCTGCAGACCTATGTGTGGATCCGGTGGATCACCGGCCCCTACTTCACCCCGGTCGACCCCGGCCCCACCGAACCGCCGACCTTCATGAAGATCGCCCTGATGATGTGGCAGATCGGATCGCCGGTGCTGTTCCCGGTCGCCATCTGGTGGTTCCTCATCCGGCCCTGGCGCCGCGAACGCCGGATCACCCTCGACGGCATGCTCATGGTCTGCACGGGGCTGTTCTTCTTCCAGGACCCGCTGCTCAACTACATCAACACCTGGTGCACCTACAACGCCTGGGCGTTCAACATGGGCTCCTGGGCTCCGCACGTCCCGGGCTGGCTGTCCCCCGAGAAGCCGGGCGCTCAGGTCGCAGAACCCCTGGGCATCAACGTCTCCGGCTACGCATTCGGGGTGCTGCTGTGCACCATCCTGGGTTGCTGGATCATGCGCAAAGCACAGAAGCGTTGGCCCAACATCAGCACCAAGGGCCTGATCGGCGTCGCGTTCGCCTGGGGATTCGTCTTCGACTTCGTGATGGAAGGCCTCATCCTGATGCCGCTGGGGATGTACACCTTCCCCGGCGCCGTCCAGTCGCTGTCGATAAACGCCGGCACCTACTACCAGTGGCCCGTCTACGAGGGGCTCATGTGGGGCGGAGTGCAGGCCGCGCTGTGCTGCCTGCGCTTCTTCACCGATGACCGCGGCCGCACGGTCGTGGAGAAGGGCCTGGACAACGTCCGCGGCGGCTTCGCCGTCCAGCAGCTGACCCGGTTCCTGGCCATCTTCTCCGCGGTCAGCGCCTCGTTCTTCGTCTTCTACATCATCCCCGCGCAGTTCTGGGCCGTGCAGGCCGACCCGTGGCCGGAGGACGTCATGAAGCGTTCGTACTTCACCTCGGGTCTGTGCGGGGAGGGCACCGACCGGCCCTGCCCGGATCCCGCGCTGCCCATCCCGAGCAAGCATTCGGGCTATGTGAACCAAGACGGTCAGTTCGTCCTGCCCGAGGGTGTGGAGATGCCGACCGTCGTGCCGCACGAGCGGAGTGAATGA
- a CDS encoding TetR/AcrR family transcriptional regulator, which produces MVEKWTRERRLERTRSLLLDAAEEVFADKGFAPASLDDIARAAGYTKGAIYKHFATKEDLFFAVSDRYWRRYFDNFADVLSTSTEVGAPELDAIAARWRQLSLDRGAEHSALGMEFTLYLQRNPDARERVAGKRSEVVEALSNFIVDGLERIGATLLIPPLTFAQVLVATSDSVVLGSQLDDVDLYRPVVEMYLSAIKLS; this is translated from the coding sequence ATGGTCGAGAAGTGGACGCGGGAACGGCGCCTGGAACGCACCCGTTCACTGCTGCTCGACGCCGCCGAAGAAGTCTTCGCCGACAAGGGTTTCGCGCCGGCCAGCCTCGACGACATCGCGCGCGCCGCCGGCTACACCAAGGGTGCGATCTACAAGCACTTCGCCACCAAGGAAGACCTCTTCTTCGCCGTCAGCGATCGCTACTGGCGCCGGTATTTCGACAACTTCGCCGACGTGTTGTCCACCTCGACCGAGGTCGGCGCACCCGAACTCGACGCCATCGCTGCGCGCTGGCGTCAGCTCAGCCTGGACCGCGGCGCCGAGCACAGCGCACTGGGGATGGAGTTCACCCTCTACCTGCAGCGCAACCCCGACGCGCGCGAGCGGGTCGCCGGAAAACGCTCCGAAGTCGTTGAGGCACTGAGCAATTTCATCGTCGACGGGCTGGAACGCATCGGAGCGACACTGCTCATCCCGCCGCTGACCTTTGCCCAGGTGCTCGTCGCCACCAGCGATTCGGTGGTGCTCGGCAGCCAGCTCGACGACGTCGACCTGTACCGGCCGGTCGTCGAGATGTACCTGTCGGCGATCAAGCTGAGCTGA
- a CDS encoding SDR family oxidoreductase, producing the protein MKIVIIGGTGLIGSKVVAKLTELGHDAVGVSPRTGVDTISGDGVAAALTGADVVVDVTNSPSFADDDVLAFFTTSTRNLLAAEREQGVGHHVALSVVGAAGVPDSGYMRAKVAQEKLITESGVPHTIVRATQFYEFVDAIAGSATDGDVIRLPHAAMQPIAAEDVATAVARAAAGTPVNGPREIAGPQRIGMDDFVRTGLAAKGDARQVVTDPAAPYFGAVIDDRSIVPLGDAVIFETTFADWCA; encoded by the coding sequence ATGAAAATCGTCATCATCGGCGGCACCGGGCTGATCGGTTCCAAGGTCGTCGCCAAGCTCACCGAACTCGGCCACGACGCGGTCGGGGTGTCCCCGCGCACGGGCGTGGACACCATCTCTGGTGACGGCGTGGCCGCGGCGCTGACCGGCGCCGACGTCGTCGTCGACGTCACCAATTCGCCGTCCTTCGCCGACGACGATGTGCTGGCGTTCTTCACCACCTCCACCCGCAATCTGCTGGCCGCCGAGCGCGAGCAGGGTGTCGGCCACCATGTGGCGCTGTCGGTGGTGGGTGCGGCCGGCGTCCCCGACAGCGGGTACATGCGGGCCAAGGTCGCCCAGGAGAAACTCATCACCGAATCGGGCGTCCCGCACACCATCGTGCGGGCCACCCAGTTCTACGAATTCGTCGATGCCATCGCCGGATCGGCCACCGACGGCGACGTGATCCGGCTCCCGCACGCCGCCATGCAGCCGATCGCGGCCGAGGACGTCGCCACCGCCGTCGCCCGGGCCGCCGCCGGCACCCCGGTCAACGGGCCCCGCGAGATCGCCGGCCCGCAACGGATCGGGATGGACGACTTCGTCCGGACCGGGCTGGCCGCCAAGGGCGACGCCCGGCAGGTCGTCACCGACCCCGCGGCTCCCTACTTCGGCGCGGTCATCGACGACCGCAGCATCGTGCCCCTCGGCGACGCCGTCATCTTCGAGACCACCTTCGCCGACTGGTGCGCATAG
- a CDS encoding nitric oxide reductase activation protein NorD: MTEPDRLRLLATFLAGRSIDVAAAPAGQPAYTDGQVVYVSAGAAAEQQRREMLLQSALLGAGSLAPQYVKPLRARAAIARRYLACEGHRVLGDLAARLPLAAGLHDADALSSSSAESLALARSRRRIPDAPDWFGVLKPGALLGAVSGTEPDVRVRFDVNADLPVGEDGSDEDEDDEPGEQSKILKLFESPLNSQLMSDLLRKLLGGARASGENQAGGELRLGSVRKAQDVGVNARPMPTRIQFTDNDKPGAAVGVGGARYPEWDVYGDRYRPDWCRVIDYPLTTTVDVSAAEVPQDPVLRRRLSRIGLGPRRLRGRADGDELDTEALISMWVDLRSGHSAAENIYLERRKLERNLGVLILVDASGSATDEDPAGLAVHEHQCRAAAVLAATLEELGDRVAVYGFRSQGRHAVHLPAIKTFGQRFGALARARLNQLRPSGYTRLGAAIRGAGQILKTEAGTPNRLLLVLSDGHPYDDGYEGRYAEADARRALEELRADGVACLCLTIGAGITGDALERVFGSACNATGTELADLSGRMDELFLTALAELAAPQR; encoded by the coding sequence GTGACCGAACCGGACCGGCTGCGGCTGCTCGCCACCTTCTTGGCGGGCCGGTCGATAGACGTCGCCGCAGCCCCGGCCGGCCAACCGGCCTACACCGACGGGCAGGTCGTCTACGTCAGCGCCGGAGCCGCTGCGGAGCAGCAGCGCCGGGAAATGCTGCTGCAGAGCGCACTTCTCGGCGCGGGCAGCCTGGCACCGCAGTACGTGAAACCGCTGCGGGCCCGGGCCGCGATCGCGCGGCGCTACCTGGCCTGCGAGGGGCACCGGGTGCTGGGTGACCTGGCGGCGCGGCTACCGCTGGCCGCTGGGCTGCACGACGCGGACGCGCTGAGTTCGTCCAGCGCCGAGTCCCTGGCGCTGGCCCGGTCCCGCCGCCGTATCCCGGACGCCCCGGACTGGTTCGGCGTCCTCAAACCGGGCGCCCTGCTCGGCGCGGTGTCCGGCACCGAACCGGATGTGCGGGTGCGGTTCGACGTCAACGCCGACCTCCCCGTGGGGGAGGACGGTTCGGACGAGGACGAGGACGATGAGCCCGGCGAACAGAGCAAGATCCTCAAACTGTTCGAATCCCCGCTGAACTCCCAGCTGATGTCCGACCTGCTGCGCAAGCTGCTCGGCGGCGCGCGGGCCTCGGGGGAGAACCAGGCCGGCGGGGAACTCCGGCTGGGATCGGTGCGCAAGGCCCAGGATGTCGGGGTGAACGCGCGCCCGATGCCGACCCGAATCCAGTTCACCGACAACGACAAACCCGGCGCCGCGGTCGGCGTCGGGGGGGCCCGCTACCCGGAATGGGATGTGTACGGCGACCGGTACCGGCCCGACTGGTGCCGCGTCATCGACTACCCGTTGACCACCACCGTCGACGTCTCGGCCGCCGAGGTGCCCCAGGATCCGGTGCTGCGCCGGCGGCTGTCCCGGATCGGGTTGGGCCCGCGCCGGTTGCGCGGCCGCGCCGACGGCGACGAGCTGGACACCGAGGCGCTCATCTCGATGTGGGTGGACCTGCGCTCCGGGCACTCCGCGGCGGAGAACATCTATCTGGAACGCCGCAAGCTGGAACGCAATCTGGGGGTGCTCATCCTGGTCGATGCCTCCGGGTCGGCCACCGACGAGGACCCGGCGGGCCTGGCCGTGCACGAGCACCAGTGCCGCGCGGCCGCGGTGCTGGCGGCCACCCTGGAGGAGCTCGGCGACCGGGTCGCGGTGTACGGTTTCCGGTCCCAGGGCCGCCACGCCGTCCACCTCCCGGCCATCAAGACCTTCGGGCAGCGGTTCGGGGCACTGGCCCGGGCCCGGCTCAACCAGCTGCGGCCGTCTGGCTACACCCGGCTCGGTGCCGCGATCCGCGGGGCCGGACAGATCCTGAAAACCGAAGCGGGCACCCCCAACCGGCTGCTGCTCGTGCTGTCGGACGGGCACCCCTACGACGACGGCTACGAGGGCCGCTACGCCGAGGCCGACGCCCGCCGCGCCCTGGAGGAACTGCGCGCCGACGGCGTGGCCTGCCTGTGCCTGACCATCGGTGCCGGGATCACCGGTGACGCCCTGGAACGGGTCTTCGGTTCGGCGTGCAACGCCACCGGCACCGAGCTGGCCGACCTCAGCGGTCGCATGGACGAGCTGTTCCTGACGGCCCTTGCCGAGCTGGCCGCGCCGCAGCGCTAA
- a CDS encoding aldehyde dehydrogenase, which translates to MDQVLELVSPHTEELLAEVPVSTPEQIDSAVATARAAVDSGPWPLLDPTERIAVIRRFLDAYQARGGEVAELITAEIGAPISFAKRAQVGLPTAMIGAFCATAQAYPWHETRPGFFGSDIHIRREPVGVVAAIVPWNMPQFLTIAKVVPALLAGCAVIVKPSPETSLDATLLVEMLNEAGLPPGVLSVLPGGVSVGERLVGHPGVDKVSFTGSTAAGKAVAAACATNLTKVSLELGGKSAAIVLDDAAPAAVAAGVRSASLSNSGQICNALTRILVPAARQQEFVDALAAELDGITLGDPTDPGTQMGPLVSRRQQQRVLDYIRIGQAEGARLVTGGDGLPDGIDRGYYVRPTLFADADNSMRIAREEIFGPVLTVIGYRDAADAVAIANDSDYGLAGSVWTADTTRGLGVAAQIKTGTFGVNQGYTMDPFAPFGGVKGSGYGRELGREGLEGYLDTKSIAVTSGV; encoded by the coding sequence ATGGATCAGGTGCTGGAACTGGTGTCACCGCACACCGAGGAACTGCTGGCCGAAGTGCCGGTGTCCACCCCCGAGCAGATCGATTCCGCCGTCGCCACGGCCCGCGCCGCCGTCGACTCCGGGCCCTGGCCGTTGCTGGACCCGACCGAGCGCATCGCGGTCATCCGGCGGTTCCTGGACGCCTACCAGGCCCGCGGCGGCGAGGTGGCCGAGCTCATCACCGCCGAGATCGGCGCGCCCATCAGCTTCGCGAAGCGCGCCCAGGTCGGCCTGCCCACCGCGATGATCGGGGCGTTTTGCGCAACCGCGCAGGCCTACCCGTGGCATGAGACCCGCCCCGGCTTCTTCGGATCCGACATCCACATCCGGCGCGAACCGGTCGGCGTGGTCGCCGCGATCGTGCCGTGGAACATGCCGCAGTTCCTCACCATCGCCAAGGTCGTGCCCGCGCTGCTCGCCGGCTGCGCGGTGATCGTCAAACCGTCGCCGGAAACCTCGCTGGACGCGACCCTGCTGGTCGAGATGCTCAACGAGGCGGGGCTGCCGCCCGGGGTGCTCTCGGTGTTGCCCGGCGGCGTATCGGTCGGTGAGCGTCTGGTCGGGCACCCTGGCGTCGACAAGGTGTCCTTCACCGGTTCCACCGCGGCGGGCAAGGCCGTCGCCGCGGCGTGCGCCACCAACCTCACCAAGGTGAGCCTGGAACTGGGCGGCAAGTCGGCGGCCATCGTCCTGGACGACGCCGCCCCGGCCGCCGTGGCCGCCGGGGTGCGGTCGGCCAGCCTGTCCAACAGCGGCCAGATCTGTAATGCCTTGACCCGCATCCTGGTTCCCGCGGCCCGGCAACAGGAGTTCGTCGATGCGCTGGCCGCCGAACTGGACGGGATCACCCTCGGTGACCCCACCGATCCGGGTACCCAAATGGGTCCGCTGGTCAGTCGGCGTCAGCAGCAGCGGGTGCTCGACTACATCCGGATCGGCCAGGCCGAAGGGGCACGGCTGGTGACCGGCGGCGATGGGCTGCCCGACGGGATCGATCGCGGATATTACGTGCGCCCGACGTTGTTCGCCGATGCCGACAACTCGATGCGCATCGCGCGGGAGGAGATCTTCGGGCCGGTACTCACCGTCATCGGCTACCGGGACGCGGCCGATGCCGTCGCGATCGCCAACGACTCCGATTACGGTCTCGCCGGTTCGGTGTGGACCGCCGACACCACCCGCGGACTGGGCGTTGCCGCTCAGATCAAGACCGGCACCTTCGGGGTGAATCAGGGGTACACCATGGATCCGTTCGCGCCCTTCGGTGGTGTCAAGGGCAGCGGTTACGGCCGGGAACTCGGCCGCGAGGGCCTGGAGGGCTACCTCGACACCAAGTCAATCGCTGTTACGTCAGGAGTGTGA
- a CDS encoding CbbQ/NirQ/NorQ/GpvN family protein gives MLTLQAPFYRAVNDEVEVFHAAARRGAPVLLKGPTGCGKTRFVEAMAHELGRDLITVAGHEDMTSADLVGRFLLKGGETVWVDGPLTRAVREGAIFYLDEVVEARQDTTVVIHPLADHRRELPVDRLGITLPAAEGFQLVISYNPGYQSVLKSLKESTRQRFIAIELGFPPPDVEREVVAREAGVDPSTADILVRLANTIRNLDGSPLREVASTRMLILTAGLVAEGLNLRSAVQAAMVLVLSDDADVVRALGELVDAVLPRA, from the coding sequence GTGTTGACCCTGCAGGCGCCGTTCTACCGGGCGGTCAACGATGAGGTCGAGGTCTTCCACGCGGCCGCCCGCCGCGGCGCGCCGGTGCTGCTCAAGGGGCCGACCGGGTGCGGCAAGACCCGGTTCGTGGAGGCCATGGCCCATGAACTCGGGCGTGACCTCATCACCGTCGCCGGCCACGAGGACATGACCTCGGCCGACCTGGTGGGACGGTTCCTGCTCAAGGGCGGCGAAACCGTCTGGGTGGACGGCCCGTTGACCCGGGCGGTGCGCGAGGGTGCGATCTTCTACCTCGACGAGGTGGTCGAGGCCCGCCAGGACACCACCGTGGTGATCCATCCGCTCGCCGATCACCGCCGCGAACTCCCCGTCGACCGACTCGGTATCACTTTGCCTGCGGCGGAGGGCTTTCAGCTGGTGATCTCGTACAACCCGGGCTACCAGAGTGTGCTGAAGAGCCTGAAGGAATCGACGCGCCAACGCTTCATCGCCATCGAACTCGGTTTCCCGCCGCCCGATGTCGAGCGTGAGGTGGTGGCCCGGGAAGCCGGTGTCGATCCGTCGACCGCGGACATCCTGGTGCGGCTGGCGAACACCATCCGAAACCTCGACGGCTCGCCATTGCGGGAAGTGGCCTCCACCCGCATGCTGATCCTGACCGCCGGCCTGGTCGCCGAGGGCCTGAACCTGCGCAGTGCGGTGCAGGCGGCGATGGTGCTGGTGCTCTCCGACGACGCAGACGTCGTGCGGGCGCTCGGCGAACTCGTCGACGCCGTGCTACCACGGGCGTGA